AGTGCATAAATCTTCAAAAAAATCATAACACTCGTCAATAGATTGCAATGATAAAACTGCTTCAAATAGTTTATCGGCTTGAGGAGATTTGAATTTTGATGACATTTGTTTTACCTCTTATGTATGTATTTTAACAAAAAACAAAATAACAGTCTAGCGGAACAACATTATATTAACTTGCCATAAAAATATGCTTTTTTCTCAGCAAAAAAACAACCTTCAAAAACTGAAGGTCTGAAAATCATCTTATCTTTCTTCAAACTTATTTATTAACAACTTCATCCTAGAGACAGTATCGTCGCTGATTACATGTTCTATCTTGCAAGCCTCAACCTCGGCGGTCACTTCATCCACGCCCAAAACTTTTATCAAAAATGCTTTTATATTGGTGTGCTTAGCCAAGATATATTCGGCGCGTTTTTCCCCCGCTTGAGTCAATTCCACAAGCCCGTATTTTTCCTGGTTGACAAACCCCTTATCCTTTAATAAGCTTATTGCGTTATTGACGCTTGGTTTAGCTATGCCTAGCTCAATAGCGATATCGGTCACTCTTACGCTTGAATTAAGTCTTCTTAGGTTATAGATCGCTTCCAAATAATCCTCTAAAGAAGGAGAAATTTTTTTACCCGAACTACTCATAATATAATAATATTAAAAACATTCCCCAAAGTCAATATAGACCAAAAAAACACGCTATTTATCTCTATGTTTTTGAATTCTATATACCATATTTCTAATAATATTTCTGGGAAGCAATCTTACGCCTATGGTCGCAATCTTATTATAAAATCCGGGCACGGCTATTACTTTGCCTTTTTGCATTTTTTTATAACCATATTCAGCCACCTTTTTGGCGTCTGCGATTTGCAAATTAACAAATAACCCTGACATTCCCATATTAGCCGCTTTATCAAAATTGGTTTTTGTGGGTCCGGGGCATAAAGCCGTAACGGTAACGCCTGCTCCTTTTAATTCTCTAGATATGGCTTCAGAAAACGACAAAACATAAGCTTTTGAAGCGTAATAAACCGCCATCAAAGGCCCGGGCTGAAAGCCGCCTAATGAGCCCACATTTAAAATTTTGCCGCTTTTTTGTTGTATCATTTGGGGCAAAAACAAGCGCGTTAGCTTGGTTAAAGTATTGATATTAAGTTCTATTATTGCGTTAATTTTGGAAATATCGGATTTTGCAAACTCGCCAAAATCCCCCAGCCCCGCATTATTCACCAATACATCTATATTGATGCCGATGCTTTGGACCTCGTCAAACACTTCTTGCGCGGAATTCGGTTTTGACAAATCCTTTGTAATAACCGTCACATTTATATCAAATTGATTTTCTAAATCCTGTTTTAGGGCGGTTAATTTGTCTTGGCTTCTTGCGACCAAAACCAAATTATACGCGTCTTTGGCAAATAAATACGCGAACTCATACCCTATCCCGCTGCTAGCGCCTGTTATTAAAGCGTTTTTTCTCATGCAGATAACCTCTTATAAAATCTAAAAATCAAAGCAGCTTGCCTTCTTTCTTTTTTTGTAATTGCCGTCTAATATTAATATCGCTTTCAGTTCCTTTAAATAGCCTTGATATATTTGATCTATGCGCCCAAATTATCAAAGCCAATATGCTGGCGATTAAGATAATTACCGCTAGATTATCTTTGAATATAATAGCCAAAACAATCTCGGTTATGCCCGTGATAGATAAAAATATAAACGAGGCCACAGAGCCATACTTGCCAAAATAAAGATAAATAAAGCCTGCGATAAAAGCTATAACCGTCATTATTGGATTGGCGACCAAAAATATGCCGACGCTGCTTGCTACGCCTTTGCCGCCTTTAAAACGCTTTAAAACGGGATACATATGGCCTAAAATAACGCTAATTCCGCCGATATAAAACCCAATTTTTGAGCCGTTAGGAAGATAATAACCTAGCCAAAACGGCGCGTTTTGCAAAACTTGGCCCAAAATCTCATCGTCATATAACAAAAAATAACCGATTAAGGCGGGCAACGCGCCTTTTAACGCATCCAAGATTAGCGTCAAAACGGCAATTTTCACGCCAAAATTTCTTAGCATGTTCATAGTGCCGGGATTGCCGCTTCCCAAATTTTTTATATCTACGCCCTTTAATTTGGAAATTATAGCGGCAAAATGAACGCCGCCCAAAAAATATGAAAAAATGGACAACAAAACTATTTTCAAAAACAATATCATGCCGGCTGTCATATTAATCCCCTCTTGTTTTATTTTTTAGTTGAATTGAAATTGGCGTGCCTGAAAAATCTAAGGCGCTTCTTAAGCAGTTTTCCAAATATCTTTCGTATGAGAAATGCATCAACTTATAGTCGTTTACAAACAACATAAATGTAGGCGGCGCTGTTTTTGTTTGCGTCGCGTAATAAATCTTTAATTGTCTGCCCGAGCTTGCGGGCGGCGGGGTTGTGGCGACAGCGTTGCCTATAATTTCGTTCAATATGCCTGTGGACACCCTGCGCTGGCTGTTATCATATACTTCTTTTATCATTTCCATTAATTTATTTAACCTTTTGCCCGTTTTAGCCGATAAGAATATCGCGCGATAATAACTCATAAATTTGAGTTTTTCATCCAGCTCTTTTTTGAATTTTTCTACCGTGTAAACATCTTTATCCACAAGGTCCCATTTGTTCATGACTATTATTGACGGCTTGCCTTTGTCATGCACATATCCCGCTATCCTTATGTCTTGTTCGGTAATTGAAATTCCCGAGCTGTCTATCATTATAAGCGCTATATCGGCTCTTTCTATGGCTTTTATGGACTGAATAGCGCTTATAGCTTCCACAGGGCAATCCACCGACCTTTTTCTTCTCAATCCCGCTGTATCTATTATGACATAATTTACGCCATTAATTGTCACAGGTGTGTCAATTGAATCTCTTGTAGTGCCCGCTATATCGCTTACTATCACCCTTTCTTCGCCTATGATGCTATTAACCAAAGATGATTTTCCCGTATTCGGCTTTCCGACTACCGCAATCTTAATATAATCTTTATATTGTTCTTCGGCCTCAATTTTTGGAAAAAAGCTGACAACTTTGTCCAATAAATCCCCAAGCCCTATTCCCTGTTCGGCGCTTATGCCAAAAACATCTGCAAAGCCCAAACTATAAAAGTCATATAATAATTCGGGGTCATATACATCCAACTTATTAACAGCCAAAATGACGGGCTTGCCAACTGTCCGCAACAAATCGGCAATCTCATAGTCCGACGCTGTCAAGCCTTGTTTTAAATCGGTCAAAAAAATAATCACATCAGCCGTAGCGATAGCAAGCTCTGCCTGTTTCTTTATATGGCGCTGCATTTGGTCTTCCGACGCGGGCTCCAGTCCGCCGGTGTCTATAAGATTAAAAATATGGCCCGACCATTCGGCTTCGGACAAAATTCTATCCCTGGTAACGCCAGGAACATCTTGAACTATAGAAATTCTGCGTCCGCTGACCCGATTAAAAAAAGTTGATTTTCCTGTATTGGGTTTGCCTACAATGGCGACTGTGGGTTTCAATTAAAAACTCCTTATAAGCTATAATGGTCCAGCCATAAAAATAATAACATAACCGTAAAAAAAAGAAAAATGCTTTATTGAGCCTAACGCTTTAATTTTTATATAAAAACAAAAACAGCTGTTAATATTAACAGCTGTTTTTGAAGGGGGGGATATAATATTTTTTGGATATAGTCGTTAATCATCCCTGAAATAATCGTTATAGTCTTCAGGATGCTCGCTTTCCGCCATATTGTTAAAATGGCTATCAGCGTATGAATCGGTGTTTTGATATCCTCTATATCTATCTTGTTCATAAAACTCGCCCGCTTCATAGCTGTATCTCCGTCTTCCTCTTGCCTCGGTAATCATTCTCTCTCTAATTTCGCCTATCGCGATTGCCAAAAGGAAAGCTGACAACGCAGCAATAACAATGGTGTCAAACATAGCCCCGACGCCAAGGCCTAAAGTCGTGTCTATTCCTCTTCCGTAATAATTTATCAAAAATCTTATAGTCTCTCCTATATAAATACCCATAACAGAAGAGAAAAAGGCGCCGCGCCTGCTTCGGCCTATCAAATAGCTCAAAGCGCCCGCGACTAAGCCCACAACGACCGCCGCGACTATTTGCATAGCAACCGTATTGGTCGGGAGCACCCAATACAATAAAAGAACAACGCCTGCGGTTATAATTGTGGAAACCCAGGCTCGTAGCATATCTGATGTCCAGCCCATTGCAAATAACATATACAAACAAATAATAAACGGTATCAAGAATCCACCGATATTAAAAGAGAACACATTTGTTACTCTTATGTTTGGTATAAAATATCCTGCGCCCACGGCAATTACCAAAATAACCGCCCATAAGGTTGAGATTTTTAATTTGTCAAATAGGCGTTGTGTGACACCGAATAGCATCAAAACTAAAACAATACCTAATAATATCAATCCTATTGGAAAATAATCTGGCATATAGCACCTCCTAACTATATTTAAGAGTGTGCTATTTTTAAGGAATTTATACTTAAATCAAAAAACAATCAAAAGTTTTTTTTGGTAAAATATGACCTATTTTCTATCATTAATAGTATCGCCTCGGCGCGCAATAACAAATCGCCGCGTTTTTAAAAAGGGCGGCCAAATTATCCGCCTTCAAAAAAATCCCACACGGTGCAAAGCAATATTCAAGAATTTCTTGCGATATTAACGCGATATCCTGTTATTAATCTATCTGCGCCTGCCCAAAGCCTTGAAGAAATATTTTTGCAATACTATGGAGGAAACAATGGTTAATTTGACTTTATTAAAACGCGGTCTAAAAGAAAATTGGAAGATGCTTTTGGTATTTGCCGCAAAATTGACTATGTATTTTTCGGTTATTATATATATGTTTGACCCTAAACTTGGCAGCATTCTTGAACAATTCGCCCAAGCTATGCCCCGAATTGATGAGGCTATTTGGAATGGTAATGGCTGAAACAACATTGTTCGGGTTTATTTCTTCATATCTTTATGGTCGCCACATTTTTTACATTGTTTAACCCGAAAAACTTACATCTTATGATTTTTGGGCAATCGGGGGTATTATTTTGTTATTTGTCGGGGCGATAATGTTATTTTTTGCCGCGATATTGTCTTTTCAAAAGAGATTTGCATATATAGCTATTATATTAGACTTAAAAATTTTACCTTATCCATAATTTATTAAATTAGGCGTTTTTGCCAAATTTTTTTTATTATCATTTATATATCTTTTAGTTTTATATAAATTTTGAGTTATTATCCAAAAGCGTTTAAGATTTTTTTGATAAGACTATTTGCATTTAAAAAAATAAAAACCGCTATATGTATATAACGGTTTTTGGGCAATTTATAATGCTTGGTGCCGGAGGCCGGACTCGAACCGGCACGGAGTTTACACCCCGAAGGATTTTAAGTCCTTTGCGTCTGCCAATTCCGCCACTTCGGCTCAAAAAACAAACCCTGATAAAAGGGCTTGTTTTTAGTGGAGGCACCACCCAGAATCGAACTGGGGATAAAGGTTTTGCAGACCTCTGCCTTACCTCTTGGCTATGGTGCCCTAGAAAAATGGAGCGGTAGACGAGATTTGAACTCGCGACATCCGCCTTGGCAAGGCGGCACTCTACCACTGAGCTACTACCGCATAAATTTTTTATATTTAGTTTCTTTGGCTTTATAAATATATCAAATTACGCGAAAAATTGCAACTAATTGGGCGCTCAAAAAACCTAAAATCAATGGGCGTTTTGGCAATAAAATTTTGGTAATTATATATTTTTATAGGCTTTGCTTATTTTTCTTAGGTAAGATAGGCGCTCTATTGAAAAAATATGTTTGGTATGCTTATTTCGCTTTGGTAGGATAGACGCGCGAACGGCTGCGTTTGCTTCGTTCGTCTAGCACTTTAAACACGGATTGGACATCCAAACCCCTGTCTTCCATCAAAACAAGCGTATGATATATAAGGTCGGCTATCTCCTCGGCCAACTCATCATTATTTGAATTTTTAGCCGCTATTATCACCTCGGCGGCTTCCTCGCCTATTTTTTTGCAGATTTTGTCCGTGCCGTTTTCCAAAAGATAAGTAGTGTATGAGCCTTCTTTGGGATTGATTTTGCGGTCTTTTATGCATGCTATGTCTTTATATATTATCTCGGAAGTGAAAATGCGGTCAAATTCTTGAATAGTATTAAAAAAACACGAGTATGCGCCCGTATGGCAGGCGTTGTCTTTTTGAATAACCTTTAATAAAACACTGTCATAGTCGCAATCTAGCGTTACCGCGACAACCTCTTGAAAACAGCCGCTGGTTTCTCCTTTTTGCCAAATTGCGTTTCTGGACCGCGAGAAATAATGCGCTTTTTTGGTCTTAAGCGTCAATTCTAGCGCTTGTTTGTTCGTATACGCCTGCATTAAAACCGCGCCCGTATAAGCGTCTTGCGCTATAGCCGGGACTAAGCCTTTTTCGTCAAACTTTATTTTTTGGATCAAATCTTCTTTCATAATCTTACGGGAATTCCTTCCTTGTTTAGATATTTTTTGACATCGTTAATCGTCAATATGCCATAATGAAACAGCGATGCCGCCAAAACCGCGTTGCAATTTCCTTCGGTCAAAGCCTGTTTGAAATGCTCCAGTTCGCCAGCGCCCCCGCTTGCGATAACGGGAACATTGACCGATTCGGTTATGCGCTTAAGAAGTTCAATATCGTATCCGTTTTTTGTGCCGTCAGTATCTATATTGGTAATCAATAGCTCGCCCGCGCCCAAACTTACGGCCTTTTTTGCCCATTCTATCGCGTCGGCGCCAGTGTTAAGTTTTCCCCCGTTTATATAAACATCGTATCCGCCTTGGCTGTTTTTCTTGACATCTATAGCCACAACAATTCGGTAAGAGCCAAATTTTGAGGCAGCTTGTTTAATTAAGTCTGGATTTTTAAACGCGGCGGAGTTTATGCTTGCTTTATCTGCTCCCGCGTTTAATAACGCGGTTATGTCTTCTAGCTCCCTTATGCCGCCGCCTACAATAATCGGGATAAAAACTTGCTCGGCCGCGCGGGCTATGACATCAACCATAGTTTTTCGCCCTTCCGTTGTCGCCGAGATGTCCAAAAACGCTATTTCATCGGCGTTTTCAAAACTATAATATTTGGCCAATTCTATAGGGTCGCCGGCATCCGTAAGGTTTTCAAAATTAATGCCTTTTACTACCCTGCCGTTGTGCATATCAAGGCAAGGGATAATTCTTTTGGTCAACATAATTTACTCCATTCTATAGCTTTTTTTAAGTCTATTTTATTTTCATACAAGGACTTGCCCAAAATCACGCCATAAATTTTCGCCTTGCATAATTCTTTTATATCGCTCATGTCTTTAGCGCCGCCGCTTGCTATGACATTAAGACCTTGGTCTTGGATTTGTATTGTCTTAGTAATGTTTATTCCGCTCAAGACCCCGTCCCTTGATATATCCGTAAATAAAACGGTTTTTGCGCCCATATCCTTGAGCTCTTTTCCCATTTCCAAGACATCTTTTCGGGTTATCTCTTGCCAGCCCTTAATCGCCAAAAACCCGTCTTTTGCGTCCATGCCCACCACTATTTTATCCGAGAAACGCTTTAGGGCTTCTTTCAAAATATATGGCGAAGAATACGCGATTGTTCCTAAAATTACCCTTTGGGCGCCCAAAACCTCTATCCTATAAACGATATCGTCTAGGCTTCTTACGCCGCCGCCGAGCTGGATAGGAATATTGACACAAGATGTTATTTTTTTGATAGTCTCAAAATTGGTTTTATCGTCGCTGTCAAAAGCGGCGTTTAGGTCAATTATATGCAAATATTGCGCGCCCGCTTGCTCAAAAACCTTGGCTTTTTCCAAAGGGTCGCCATATATTGTTTTTTTGGT
The Clostridiales bacterium DNA segment above includes these coding regions:
- a CDS encoding metal-dependent transcriptional regulator, with amino-acid sequence MEAIYNLRRLNSSVRVTDIAIELGIAKPSVNNAISLLKDKGFVNQEKYGLVELTQAGEKRAEYILAKHTNIKAFLIKVLGVDEVTAEVEACKIEHVISDDTVSRMKLLINKFEER
- a CDS encoding SDR family oxidoreductase is translated as MRKNALITGASSGIGYEFAYLFAKDAYNLVLVARSQDKLTALKQDLENQFDINVTVITKDLSKPNSAQEVFDEVQSIGINIDVLVNNAGLGDFGEFAKSDISKINAIIELNINTLTKLTRLFLPQMIQQKSGKILNVGSLGGFQPGPLMAVYYASKAYVLSFSEAISRELKGAGVTVTALCPGPTKTNFDKAANMGMSGLFVNLQIADAKKVAEYGYKKMQKGKVIAVPGFYNKIATIGVRLLPRNIIRNMVYRIQKHRDK
- a CDS encoding glycerol-3-phosphate acyltransferase translates to MTAGMILFLKIVLLSIFSYFLGGVHFAAIISKLKGVDIKNLGSGNPGTMNMLRNFGVKIAVLTLILDALKGALPALIGYFLLYDDEILGQVLQNAPFWLGYYLPNGSKIGFYIGGISVILGHMYPVLKRFKGGKGVASSVGIFLVANPIMTVIAFIAGFIYLYFGKYGSVASFIFLSITGITEIVLAIIFKDNLAVIILIASILALIIWAHRSNISRLFKGTESDINIRRQLQKKKEGKLL
- a CDS encoding ribosome biogenesis GTPase Der gives rise to the protein MKPTVAIVGKPNTGKSTFFNRVSGRRISIVQDVPGVTRDRILSEAEWSGHIFNLIDTGGLEPASEDQMQRHIKKQAELAIATADVIIFLTDLKQGLTASDYEIADLLRTVGKPVILAVNKLDVYDPELLYDFYSLGFADVFGISAEQGIGLGDLLDKVVSFFPKIEAEEQYKDYIKIAVVGKPNTGKSSLVNSIIGEERVIVSDIAGTTRDSIDTPVTINGVNYVIIDTAGLRRKRSVDCPVEAISAIQSIKAIERADIALIMIDSSGISITEQDIRIAGYVHDKGKPSIIVMNKWDLVDKDVYTVEKFKKELDEKLKFMSYYRAIFLSAKTGKRLNKLMEMIKEVYDNSQRRVSTGILNEIIGNAVATTPPPASSGRQLKIYYATQTKTAPPTFMLFVNDYKLMHFSYERYLENCLRSALDFSGTPISIQLKNKTRGD
- a CDS encoding DUF1614 domain-containing protein; translation: MPDYFPIGLILLGIVLVLMLFGVTQRLFDKLKISTLWAVILVIAVGAGYFIPNIRVTNVFSFNIGGFLIPFIICLYMLFAMGWTSDMLRAWVSTIITAGVVLLLYWVLPTNTVAMQIVAAVVVGLVAGALSYLIGRSRRGAFFSSVMGIYIGETIRFLINYYGRGIDTTLGLGVGAMFDTIVIAALSAFLLAIAIGEIRERMITEARGRRRYSYEAGEFYEQDRYRGYQNTDSYADSHFNNMAESEHPEDYNDYFRDD
- a CDS encoding bifunctional phosphoribosyl-AMP cyclohydrolase/phosphoribosyl-ATP diphosphatase HisIE; amino-acid sequence: MKEDLIQKIKFDEKGLVPAIAQDAYTGAVLMQAYTNKQALELTLKTKKAHYFSRSRNAIWQKGETSGCFQEVVAVTLDCDYDSVLLKVIQKDNACHTGAYSCFFNTIQEFDRIFTSEIIYKDIACIKDRKINPKEGSYTTYLLENGTDKICKKIGEEAAEVIIAAKNSNNDELAEEIADLIYHTLVLMEDRGLDVQSVFKVLDERSKRSRSRVYPTKAK
- the hisF gene encoding imidazole glycerol phosphate synthase subunit HisF, encoding MLTKRIIPCLDMHNGRVVKGINFENLTDAGDPIELAKYYSFENADEIAFLDISATTEGRKTMVDVIARAAEQVFIPIIVGGGIRELEDITALLNAGADKASINSAAFKNPDLIKQAASKFGSYRIVVAIDVKKNSQGGYDVYINGGKLNTGADAIEWAKKAVSLGAGELLITNIDTDGTKNGYDIELLKRITESVNVPVIASGGAGELEHFKQALTEGNCNAVLAASLFHYGILTINDVKKYLNKEGIPVRL